Proteins encoded by one window of Bacteroidales bacterium:
- a CDS encoding YqgE/AlgH family protein, whose protein sequence is MFEIKFNSIKPLTGRILVAEPLLQDKYFHRTTVLLIEHNDEGSFGVILNKMLKGVQSDLFDALGIKLDIYFGGPVDPKSIFFIHRRPDIIRGGMNIGGSLYWGGNVNDFFDALEGGKLKENEYRFFMGYSGWGPGQLERELQENTWAVVIPPNLDQLLSIPPHDLWKRMIYHLGKDYLFWTFLPSDPQLN, encoded by the coding sequence ATGTTCGAAATCAAGTTCAACTCCATCAAACCTTTAACAGGGAGAATTTTGGTTGCAGAACCACTTTTGCAAGACAAATACTTTCATCGCACAACTGTTTTATTGATCGAACATAACGATGAAGGAAGTTTTGGTGTTATTTTAAATAAAATGCTTAAAGGTGTTCAGAGTGATTTATTTGATGCTCTTGGAATAAAACTTGATATTTATTTTGGCGGGCCGGTTGATCCGAAAAGTATCTTTTTTATTCATAGGAGACCTGACATCATACGTGGAGGAATGAATATAGGAGGTTCTCTCTACTGGGGCGGTAATGTCAATGATTTTTTTGATGCTCTAGAGGGGGGAAAGTTAAAAGAGAATGAATATCGCTTTTTTATGGGTTATAGTGGTTGGGGACCAGGGCAATTAGAAAGAGAATTACAAGAAAATACATGGGCAGTTGTCATCCCTCCCAATCTTGATCAGCTTCTTTCGATTCCTCCTCATGATTTATGGAAAAGGATGATATATCATCTTGGTAAGGACTATCTTTTTTGGACTTTTCTACCCTCTGATCCACAACTCAATTGA
- the murD gene encoding UDP-N-acetylmuramoyl-L-alanine--D-glutamate ligase: MNWNNFQFTETFNHVRILIAGFGKEGISTYHFLTKYCKPKNIFITDDNPSITKGFNIPYIPFSEFSNISSNIDLIIKSPGYPLRQLHVFPPEKITSQTDLFLRWFHSKTIGITGTKGKSTISSLIYHIINGNGKSVLLAGNIGIPVFDLFEKDEPEWVVLELSANQLEIIHRSPHIALLNNIYEEHLDYFGSFESYAKAKSNILLYQSSMDYALIHYSLKNFSVVPMIQSNLLAYGYPCCFSSTPGIALDEKNFIFYNNLLSKKIIPFQKDIIPLVGKHNLENISGALLACHLVGISFETAIESIYTFKPLPHRLEKVGTFRGITFINDSISTIPQATIHALTSLHNVHTLILGGYDRGIDYHILIDYFLQYPNQPATIILLGQVGIKLQEYFKKFMIPQSYYFANNMEEAVKLAYEHTPAGKVCLLSPAASSYDQFKNFEDRGNQFKEWCIKLM; the protein is encoded by the coding sequence ATGAATTGGAACAACTTTCAATTTACTGAAACTTTTAATCACGTTCGTATTCTTATTGCAGGTTTTGGTAAGGAAGGTATAAGTACTTATCATTTTTTAACAAAATATTGCAAACCCAAAAATATTTTTATCACCGACGACAATCCATCCATAACAAAAGGATTTAATATTCCTTATATTCCCTTTTCGGAATTTTCGAACATATCATCGAACATTGATCTGATCATCAAATCTCCTGGTTATCCATTAAGACAACTCCATGTTTTTCCGCCAGAAAAAATAACATCACAGACCGATTTATTCCTTCGATGGTTCCACTCAAAAACCATCGGAATTACTGGAACTAAAGGTAAAAGTACTATAAGCTCCTTGATCTATCACATTATCAACGGAAACGGTAAATCGGTCTTGCTTGCTGGAAACATAGGTATTCCTGTGTTTGATTTGTTTGAAAAAGATGAGCCTGAATGGGTTGTATTAGAACTTTCAGCCAATCAACTTGAAATCATTCATCGTTCACCCCATATTGCTTTGCTCAATAATATTTACGAAGAGCATTTAGATTATTTTGGAAGTTTTGAAAGCTATGCTAAAGCTAAAAGTAACATTTTGCTTTATCAGAGTTCTATGGATTATGCCCTTATTCATTACTCACTCAAAAATTTTTCCGTTGTACCCATGATTCAAAGCAATCTTTTGGCATATGGGTATCCTTGTTGTTTTAGTTCTACACCAGGTATAGCTTTGGATGAGAAAAATTTTATTTTTTATAACAATCTCTTAAGCAAAAAAATTATTCCTTTCCAAAAAGACATCATTCCTTTGGTTGGAAAACACAACCTCGAAAACATAAGTGGTGCATTACTGGCTTGTCACTTAGTTGGAATTTCGTTTGAAACGGCTATTGAATCCATCTATACCTTTAAACCCTTACCACACAGACTTGAAAAAGTTGGAACTTTTCGTGGCATTACCTTCATCAATGACTCCATTTCCACCATTCCTCAAGCAACCATCCATGCACTGACATCACTTCATAACGTCCATACTCTTATCTTGGGCGGATACGATCGTGGTATTGATTATCACATTCTAATTGATTATTTTTTGCAATATCCCAATCAACCTGCAACTATTATTCTCTTAGGTCAGGTAGGAATTAAACTGCAAGAATACTTTAAAAAATTTATGATTCCGCAATCATATTACTTTGCAAACAATATGGAGGAAGCTGTGAAGCTTGCTTACGAACACACGCCCGCAGGAAAAGTTTGTCTATTATCCCCCGCTGCTTCATCGTATGATCAATTCAAGAACTTTGAAGACAGAGGCAACCAATTTAAAGAATGGTGCATAAAACTTATGTAA
- a CDS encoding bifunctional UDP-N-acetylmuramoyl-tripeptide:D-alanyl-D-alanine ligase/alanine racemase translates to MIEITLAHEDIVNILKPISYRILHDCSVRYLAWDTRSLPEKSTHVLFVALRGPHHDGHNFIDEAYRKGVRTFLVEKEIPSSSFEDINFFVVSDTIEALQELAIYFRSRFDFPIVAITGSNGKTVVKEWLFQILGSITKKHIFRSPASYNSQIGVPLSVLMAHGKNYTYGIFEAGISQPGEMQKLQKILEPQIGIFTNIGTAHQANFTSLEEKAREKAFLFKDAHLIVYRSSYKEIENALDWLGIENDRRVSWGHKESDICEILSISTEAFRCKVLFRFENNVHTLSIPFSDQGSFENIFHVYVLLRKLGFSHEQLQEEIFKLEPVEMRLEVKEGRNNCIIINDTYNADLNSMTIAFDVLSRFENRKKTVIISDIFQTGIEIKEFHEFLQRHLQKAGVHRLIAIGEQLQQFKPIHDCFFEHYGRTEDFLKTICRDSFHDEVILLKAARSFGFERISALLEEKLLKTRLEIHLQAIAHNLEIIRKKLPAGVRIMAMMKAFGYGGGSIEIARFLSKRNVHYIAVAYTDEGIELRRAGIKLPIMIMEPAENDFFDILQHDLEVEIYDFHILHALINFTRNQMIELDKSISIHLKFDTGMHRLGFTQDQLSELLKLLVSNPQLKVASVFSHFSAADDPQHDDFTRQQYGVFQNIVERLEKTLGYPFLKHICNSAASIRFPEMSMDMVRLGISLLGVTLVKDVYNDLQPVLVLKAPIVQIKNIPPGESIGYNRRAISNKLRKIAILSIGYADGLNRKLGNEQWKVYIHGKEAPIIGDICMDTTFIDVTHLPHVAPGDEAEIFGTHRSVIELSQILGTIPYEIFTTISRRVKRVYIE, encoded by the coding sequence ATGATCGAAATTACTTTGGCCCACGAAGATATAGTCAACATTCTTAAACCGATTTCTTATCGAATACTTCATGATTGCTCAGTTCGGTATTTAGCGTGGGACACTCGTTCTTTGCCTGAAAAATCTACTCACGTTTTATTTGTAGCTCTTCGAGGCCCACATCATGATGGTCATAATTTCATTGATGAAGCTTATCGAAAAGGTGTCAGAACATTTTTAGTGGAGAAAGAGATCCCATCATCATCGTTTGAGGATATTAATTTTTTTGTCGTTTCTGATACTATCGAAGCTTTACAGGAATTAGCTATCTATTTTCGTTCTCGATTTGATTTCCCTATCGTCGCCATCACTGGCAGCAATGGCAAAACAGTAGTCAAAGAATGGCTTTTTCAAATTCTGGGCTCTATCACAAAGAAGCATATTTTTCGAAGTCCGGCAAGCTATAACAGCCAAATTGGAGTACCATTATCGGTATTGATGGCTCATGGTAAGAACTATACCTATGGTATTTTTGAGGCCGGTATTTCTCAACCTGGAGAGATGCAGAAACTTCAAAAAATTCTAGAACCTCAAATTGGTATTTTTACCAATATCGGAACGGCTCATCAGGCTAACTTTACTTCACTTGAAGAAAAAGCACGTGAAAAAGCTTTTCTTTTCAAAGATGCACATTTGATTGTTTACCGATCTTCATATAAAGAAATTGAAAATGCATTAGATTGGTTAGGAATTGAAAATGATAGACGTGTTTCGTGGGGACATAAAGAATCCGACATATGTGAAATTTTAAGCATTAGTACTGAAGCATTTAGGTGCAAGGTTTTATTCAGGTTTGAAAATAATGTTCATACGTTGTCTATTCCTTTTTCCGATCAAGGTTCATTTGAAAACATTTTTCATGTTTACGTGTTGCTCAGGAAACTGGGATTTTCTCACGAGCAGTTGCAAGAAGAAATATTCAAGCTAGAACCTGTGGAGATGCGCTTGGAGGTTAAAGAAGGAAGAAACAACTGCATTATCATCAACGATACGTATAACGCCGATTTGAATTCGATGACTATAGCATTTGATGTACTCTCTAGATTTGAAAATAGAAAAAAAACAGTAATTATTTCAGATATTTTTCAAACAGGTATTGAAATCAAAGAGTTTCATGAATTTTTGCAAAGGCATCTTCAAAAAGCTGGAGTTCATAGACTTATTGCCATCGGAGAACAATTACAACAATTTAAACCCATTCATGATTGTTTTTTTGAACATTATGGACGTACGGAAGACTTTCTTAAAACAATTTGCCGAGATTCTTTTCACGATGAAGTTATTTTGCTCAAGGCTGCTCGTTCTTTCGGATTTGAACGCATAAGTGCTTTGCTTGAAGAAAAGCTTTTAAAGACTAGATTGGAAATCCATTTACAGGCCATTGCTCATAATTTGGAAATAATAAGAAAAAAATTACCAGCTGGTGTACGGATTATGGCTATGATGAAAGCCTTTGGGTATGGAGGTGGAAGTATCGAAATAGCTCGTTTTCTCTCGAAGCGTAACGTACATTACATTGCAGTAGCTTATACTGATGAGGGAATTGAGTTAAGAAGGGCTGGAATTAAATTACCCATTATGATCATGGAACCTGCTGAAAATGACTTTTTCGATATATTACAGCATGATTTGGAGGTTGAAATCTACGATTTTCACATTTTACATGCTTTAATCAATTTTACTCGAAATCAAATGATAGAGTTAGATAAATCCATTTCAATACATTTAAAATTTGATACAGGAATGCATCGCTTGGGTTTTACTCAAGATCAACTTTCAGAACTTTTAAAATTACTAGTTTCAAATCCTCAACTGAAAGTTGCTTCTGTATTTTCTCATTTTTCTGCAGCCGACGATCCTCAGCATGATGATTTTACAAGACAACAATATGGCGTTTTTCAAAATATTGTGGAGCGATTGGAGAAAACATTAGGTTATCCGTTTCTAAAACATATATGCAATTCGGCTGCTTCCATTCGTTTTCCCGAAATGTCGATGGATATGGTGCGACTTGGCATCTCCTTGCTTGGCGTTACGCTGGTGAAAGATGTCTATAATGATCTGCAGCCAGTTCTTGTGTTGAAAGCTCCTATTGTACAAATCAAAAATATTCCACCAGGTGAATCTATCGGATATAATAGACGTGCAATATCGAACAAACTTCGTAAAATTGCCATTCTCTCTATAGGGTATGCAGATGGATTGAACAGAAAGCTTGGAAATGAACAATGGAAGGTTTACATACATGGAAAAGAAGCACCTATTATTGGAGATATTTGCATGGATACAACATTCATCGATGTCACACATCTTCCTCATGTTGCCCCGGGAGATGAAGCAGAAATCTTTGGTACCCATCGTTCTGTCATCGAATTGTCTCAAATTCTAGGAACAATACCTTATGAAATTTTCACTACTATCAGTCGACGCGTTAAACGAGTGTATATCGAATGA